The Parashewanella tropica genome window below encodes:
- a CDS encoding adenosylmethionine decarboxylase, with protein MFFEGSEKKVEVVMTSNSDSLRSFDKGFWEKLVSLSNAEILSSIHNEQCDAYILSESSLFVWHDRFLMLTCGNSTLVNSIIGFLDAVNLDDIQSVKYQRHKEYHAHLQVSRFTDDAEKLKTVLNGKAYRVGHLDSHHHYVFHYQKSNEIKVSAVTELLMYHLSGEVANYLRSPNQTKEAINRLLKLDAWFSDFMIGEHLFKPFGYSVNGIAGDKYFTFHITPQESGSYLSFETNINLAEQQPRLLIGLLDIFKPGCWDVIQTNANEIVSSFEDTLCIGQCDLQIGQGNNIIFKQYQQPWHQQLTAVEL; from the coding sequence ATGTTTTTTGAAGGCTCAGAAAAAAAGGTTGAGGTTGTTATGACCTCAAATTCCGACTCGCTCAGAAGCTTTGATAAAGGTTTTTGGGAGAAGTTGGTGAGCCTTTCAAATGCTGAAATTCTCTCAAGTATACATAATGAACAGTGTGACGCTTACATATTAAGTGAGTCTAGCCTGTTTGTTTGGCATGACCGCTTTCTGATGTTGACCTGTGGTAACTCAACTTTAGTCAATTCAATTATTGGCTTTCTTGATGCGGTTAACCTTGATGATATTCAATCGGTTAAATATCAGCGTCATAAAGAATATCATGCTCATTTACAGGTCTCTCGTTTTACTGATGATGCTGAAAAGTTAAAAACAGTGCTTAATGGGAAGGCTTACCGAGTCGGTCATTTAGATTCGCATCATCATTATGTATTTCATTATCAAAAATCAAACGAGATCAAAGTCTCAGCGGTGACAGAGTTACTTATGTATCATCTTTCGGGTGAAGTCGCTAACTATTTGCGAAGCCCTAATCAAACCAAAGAGGCAATTAATCGTCTATTAAAGTTAGATGCTTGGTTCTCTGATTTTATGATAGGTGAGCATTTATTCAAACCTTTCGGTTACTCAGTAAATGGAATCGCAGGGGATAAGTATTTTACTTTTCATATTACCCCGCAAGAATCTGGTTCGTATTTGAGTTTCGAAACAAATATCAACTTAGCTGAGCAGCAACCTCGGCTTTTAATCGGTTTATTAGATATTTTTAAGCCGGGTTGCTGGGATGTGATACAAACCAATGCTAATGAAATTGTATCAAGTTTTGAAGATACCTTATGCATTGGTCAATGTGATTTACAGATAGGTCAGGGCAATAATATTATTTTTAAAC